A window of Longispora fulva contains these coding sequences:
- a CDS encoding tyrosine-type recombinase/integrase, translating into MTADPERLAAARRLLDQLGITISDLRDDDAPQTPLPTFGEYLPRVVAAAGPGAQRTYGSYWDRMVEAWEDWPLDKIAASDIEAMQRKTAASARSRRTTRGGRHAGEHVIAAARAVFNRAIADGLIDPTASPAHRVAKPRRLPSTRRALTTREIDEINHAARTSGNDVVLDALLLRLHTETACRRGGALGLRLIDLDVRNGLIRLAEKGGTVRWQPITLELADHLNTQARGRGAVLPGDKLLRYRNGRAITSRRYDHLWKRIGDALPWVAVQGISTHWLRHTTLTWVERHFGYGVARAYAGHTDSVGAATTTYIKADLHAVAVALSAMTGQPHPLAVAPGVSRP; encoded by the coding sequence GTGACCGCTGATCCAGAGCGGCTCGCCGCAGCACGACGCCTGCTCGACCAGCTCGGCATCACGATCTCCGACCTCCGGGACGATGACGCGCCGCAAACGCCGTTACCGACATTCGGCGAGTACCTGCCCCGGGTCGTGGCAGCAGCTGGGCCCGGCGCACAACGTACATACGGCAGCTACTGGGACCGCATGGTAGAAGCATGGGAAGACTGGCCTCTGGACAAGATCGCCGCCAGCGACATCGAGGCCATGCAGCGTAAGACCGCCGCCTCCGCTCGGTCGCGCCGCACCACCCGTGGCGGTCGGCACGCCGGTGAACACGTCATCGCAGCCGCCCGCGCCGTCTTCAACCGCGCCATCGCCGACGGGCTGATCGATCCCACCGCCAGCCCCGCACACCGCGTCGCCAAACCCCGCAGACTGCCCAGCACCCGGCGGGCGTTGACCACGCGAGAAATCGACGAGATCAACCACGCCGCACGCACCAGCGGCAACGACGTGGTGCTCGACGCGCTTCTGCTGCGGCTGCACACCGAGACCGCCTGCCGTCGCGGCGGCGCGCTCGGTTTGCGGCTGATCGACCTGGACGTCCGCAACGGCCTCATCCGACTCGCGGAGAAGGGCGGCACCGTTCGATGGCAGCCCATCACGCTGGAACTCGCCGACCACCTCAACACGCAAGCCCGCGGCCGCGGCGCGGTGCTGCCCGGGGACAAGCTGTTGCGGTACCGCAATGGCCGAGCGATCACCAGCAGGCGCTATGACCATCTCTGGAAGCGAATCGGGGACGCGCTGCCGTGGGTCGCGGTGCAGGGCATCTCCACCCACTGGCTACGCCACACCACCTTGACGTGGGTCGAGCGGCACTTCGGGTACGGCGTCGCCCGTGCCTATGCGGGACACACTGATTCGGTTGGTGCTGCGACTACCACCTACATCAAGGCAGACCTACACGCTGTCGCCGTGGCTCTGTCGGCAATGACCGGACAACCTCATCCACTGGCTGTCGCGCCTGGGGTCAGCAGACCGTGA
- a CDS encoding SGNH/GDSL hydrolase family protein yields MRRPLLAALLPLLLAGCTATPATPDATPTTTVPITEAPRPAKVPGPVVALGDSITRGVNACSDKIGDCPEASWSTGTTLDSHAHKVGQPGTNLANSGARVADLPGQAESAAAVHPAYVTILIGANDACRQSADRMTSTTAFKADLAKSLATIRKGAPDAKLLLASVPDLYQLWSIGHADQRATQRWGLGICPSMLANPGSTAAEDERRRQSVRDRVVAYNDVIAVACKDYGSNCRTDGGAVFRFQFRPEHVSSIDYFHPSALGQAELARVTNEAGYRW; encoded by the coding sequence ATGCGCCGCCCCCTCCTGGCAGCCCTCCTGCCCCTGCTCCTGGCCGGTTGCACGGCCACCCCAGCCACCCCCGACGCCACCCCCACGACCACCGTCCCCATCACGGAAGCCCCCAGGCCCGCCAAGGTCCCGGGACCGGTCGTGGCCCTCGGTGACTCGATCACCCGGGGCGTCAATGCCTGCTCCGACAAGATCGGCGACTGTCCCGAGGCTTCGTGGTCCACCGGGACCACGCTCGACAGCCACGCCCACAAGGTCGGTCAACCGGGAACGAACCTGGCCAACTCGGGAGCAAGGGTGGCGGACCTCCCAGGGCAGGCGGAGAGCGCGGCGGCGGTCCACCCGGCGTACGTCACGATTCTGATCGGCGCCAACGACGCGTGCCGGCAGAGCGCCGACCGGATGACCTCCACCACCGCGTTCAAAGCCGATCTGGCGAAGTCCCTCGCCACCATCCGGAAGGGCGCGCCGGACGCCAAGCTCCTCCTGGCGTCCGTCCCCGATCTCTACCAGCTCTGGAGCATCGGCCACGCCGACCAGCGGGCCACCCAGCGCTGGGGGCTGGGCATCTGCCCCTCGATGCTCGCGAATCCCGGATCGACGGCCGCCGAGGACGAGCGGCGTCGGCAGAGTGTCCGCGACCGGGTGGTGGCCTACAACGACGTTATCGCCGTGGCCTGCAAGGACTACGGGTCCAACTGTCGGACGGACGGCGGGGCGGTGTTCCGGTTCCAGTTCCGGCCCGAGCATGTCAGCTCGATCG